A region from the Methylovorus glucosotrophus genome encodes:
- a CDS encoding sigma-70 family RNA polymerase sigma factor: MSKPDLTLHQEVHALYIDHYGWLQGWIRRKLGNAFDANDMAQDVFMRLLLRKQPVQAHQPRAFLSTIAHGFVVEHWRRRELELAWQETLASWPAPEAPPPESRLIFLETLIEIDRTLDALKPMVRNAFLMAQLDGLTCPQIAERIGVSLATVERYIAKALRHCYTLRFEP, from the coding sequence GTGTCGAAGCCGGACCTTACCCTGCATCAAGAAGTCCATGCTTTATACATAGACCACTATGGCTGGCTGCAAGGCTGGATACGCCGTAAATTGGGCAATGCGTTTGATGCCAATGACATGGCGCAGGATGTATTCATGCGTTTGCTATTGCGCAAGCAACCCGTTCAGGCTCATCAGCCTCGCGCTTTTCTATCCACCATTGCCCACGGTTTTGTGGTCGAGCACTGGCGGCGACGGGAACTGGAGCTGGCATGGCAGGAAACGCTGGCAAGTTGGCCAGCCCCCGAGGCACCCCCGCCTGAAAGTCGCCTGATATTCCTGGAAACGCTCATTGAGATTGATCGCACGCTTGATGCTCTCAAGCCCATGGTACGCAATGCTTTTCTGATGGCGCAGCTAGATGGCTTAACCTGCCCGCAGATTGCTGAACGAATCGGAGTCTCTCTGGCAACCGTAGAGCGCTACATAGCTAAAGCCTTACGGCATTGCTATACCTTGCGTTTTGAGCCATGA